The stretch of DNA ATCTGGGTTATCAGAAGGAATGGTTGCGTTATACGCTACGCCCACTGCCCTGCCAACGTTTGCtgaagaaaacagcaacatgaaaaaaaaaaaaacaacggtAAACATCAATTTAACGCTACTCCCTGTCATTTTGCGAGACGTGTTTTCTCATCAGGACGAGCAAGAGCCGCAGCCGAATTTACCTCTGGGATACCTGCTAGGTTATGTTTTCTAGCCCGAATTACAGCTCTGGGAAGAAACTCAAGACTCTCATATTGACTCGGGGATGACATTTTCGTGGGACCTAGAATTCGGCAGCACCCGGCGGCTCAgtcacttttgtcttttcttgttaGCCGAGCTAATACAGCTGACAGCTAAGTAACGCTGCGGCGTCCGTCCGCCGAACGCGCAAGCGGATATCTTGACCAGTCAACTTAGTTCAACCCCTTACCTGGGAGCTACCAATAGCAATAATATTACTATTCACATCGCTTTGGTCCCATTCAACGCCACGTACAGTGTCTACGGCTCCGACGAACAATTTACAAAGTCTTCTTTTTCACCGCAGTTTGCAGGGAGTGTCGCGACTACCACCAGGCGGACTGGATGAGAAACTGCGTACGGAAACCGCGTTAACTTGGGTGTTAGCCTACGACGCTAGTCAGCCGTCCAGCTagtgaaacaaacacactttgtgTATTCGTTCTCTCACTCGGCGTCAGTTTTcgttttttgtgtttatcagAAAGGATGCTCCAAAATATCATGGTCGTTTTTTACGCGAAGTCCTGTTTTATTATTCTGACTGACTTGGCATTGACATAAATTTGACGTTAGCTTAGCTGCTTCCGCTGCGGATGCTGACGACGGTAGGTTTTTCATTCTGGCTATTTACCGgtgatttagttttaaaaactttttttttgttacgtATAATTTGGAAACCTTCATTGACATACAGAATACATGCACGCACGGGTCAACGCTGCATGCATGCGTGTTAACCTGGACACCTACTCGTGCAAGGCATACATCTACATGTTTACatcatgaatatatatatatgcattcacagacacacgcaATAGACAGGTAGTTGCCCAGATCACGACGTGGTGGGTTTAATTGTGGTGCATTTGAAAGTTAAATAAGATCCACTTTACTGATCCTATGCAGGAAAATGTAACTGTACCAGCAGCAAAAGGGGTTACAATAACATTCATAATAGAGTAGATGAATAACATAAAAAAGTAGGACACAATATGCACTATCAGCATCTACTATACACAATATGAGGCCAAAAAAGTACTATATATATGGTACACAAATAGTAACGACTAAGTGCATTgagacacaaaatcacaaataaaacgAGATAAGGACAATAGGacacataaatgcaaaaattgCACTTGAAGAAACGAATTTTGGTGACAAATGAAGTGTCTTGTGTGTGCAGATAGCCATGTTAGCGCTGCCTCTTCAGCGACAACACAAGCGAGGATGAGGCAGAGCATGTTGTGGCTTTCCTGCAGGAGAGCAGGACGATGAGGAACATCTGCTCCTCTCCCCAGCAGGTAGCAATGGACCACCGCAGACCCCACCCTCCCAACTCCAGCTACCACAGCCACCAGTCAGCatacaaaagagagagagatgacggTGGAGGAAATCCCAGTGGGAGTAAACGCTTCAGACCAAACCACCACCAGTATCAGCCTGGGTCAACTCCTGGGCAAAACCCACTCCGCTCTCGGGGATTGAGCACTAGGAGGGAGCTTTATGAAAGAGACTTTCCTGTGTACAGACAGCCTGTGGAAGTAGGTTGTTTTTCCCTCGACTCTGAGCGCAGATTCTTCAACGACAGCAGGCAGATGAGATACTACGTGGAACCTGACGGAAATCCTAATTTTGACCTGAGGGATGGATACACGGACCGCTTTATAAAGAGAGACGACAGTGTGAAGGAGAAGCTGGACCACATCCTGCGGTGGACCATGGCCAATAGATCAAAGCTTAAATCAAGGGTGACCACGGCCTCATCGTGGTAAGTGCACAAACAGATGGATACCGACTCGTGATCTATATTCTCTACCCCAACCAAGTCTAACCACAACTGTGTTGCCTTTTGGACACAACCGCTGTGTCTTCCCAGTGCGTTAGATGTCGACTTTGTTACATGGCGGGGTCATCTGACCAAGCTGCTGACCACCCCCTATGAGACGCGGGAGGGCTGGTTGCTGGCGGTCACCAAGTTTGGAGGCACGCTTTACATCAGCGAAGTGGAAACAGAAGCTGCCTGCAGGGAACGAGAGAACCGCACTGAGAGGCACAAAGAGATGATGTACTGGGGATACAAGTTTGAGCAATACACATGTGCAGGTATATAAGTTTATACGATAGGGAATAATAATAACTTCTGTTCACTTTCATAAGTTTGACTGAAGAGGCCAGTCTTTTGACTTAGTGTCTCATAATTTCAAGTTCCATGATTTTTATCATCCCTAACATTCctaactttttatatttttcttttcctggtgGAAAATGGCTTCCATATATTATCAGTTTGTCCCATTATAATACATAtgacacacaaacccaaaccaCAAAAAGCATCCAAGGTGATAAGATACTTAAATGGTTAACACTTCACCTTTATCCACCCCTGTAGAAAACATCCACAGTTTACCTGACCCGAGTGGAGTGGTTAACACTAATGAGGCCTTCTGCACGGTGGTGCAGACTCGGCTTGCAGATCACAGGCTTCTGTTCTCCGGTGAGGTGGATTGTCGGGATAAAGATCCCAATGCTCCAGCTCCTCCCGCCTGCTACGTTGAGCTGAAGACCTCTGCAGAGATCTGCACCCTCAAACAGCGCAGCAACCTCCACAGGTGGATGACGAAACAGTAAAACATCACataatcaactttttttttttatgtcccgTTTGTTGGACATACGATGTACCTACTTTCAGctattttaaagttaattttcCCTGTTCTTGTGGTCCTTAGGTTCAAACTGCTGAAGTGGTGGGCCCAGTCTTTCCTCCCTGGAGTCCCTCGTGTTGTAGCAGGTTTCCGGGATCACGACGGTGTGGTTGTTTCTGTGGAGACTTTTCACATCTCGAAGATTTCACATCTCATCAAGGTACAGTGTAGTTGTTTGTAAAACTAATCTAAGCatagagaatttttttttttcttttgatctaTTTTTGCCATGCTTAAGGCCTGgatctgtcatttttttttttcatctgtcgctccaccactgtggtccagactgaaatatgtcaacacGTATTGGATAGAAGAAATATGTTACAGACATTGATcgtgcccagaggatgaatccaacTCACTTTTGTGATTCCCTGAGTTTTCCTTTAGCAccagcagcaggtcaaagttttcatttgtcgaaatacctgcagaacttGAACAAATGGTATTGCCATCATCCTCAGCAAATGCTACCATGGTAACACTCTACAATAAGATGTATGAGCATTTAACTGAGAGCACCACTGAACCTACATTGTCACAAAACCACATGGCTgttgacaaaagaaaattgaaGATATCACACGAGtaacacaaaatgtttaaattctttctgtcttctgtgtTCTCTCTGAACAGAATGAATACAACTGCTGGAAGCCAACAGTCTGTATGAACTTTTGCTGCGATTTCTTGTCTTTTGTGAAGCAAGTGGCTACTGAAGACAATCCTAGGTCAGTTACAATGATAGACAACCCGGTGGGCTTTTTCAATTATAAGCCAGTTGTTAAATGCAGTGTATTTT from Xiphias gladius isolate SHS-SW01 ecotype Sanya breed wild chromosome 3, ASM1685928v1, whole genome shotgun sequence encodes:
- the dxo gene encoding decapping and exoribonuclease protein isoform X2 codes for the protein MLTTQVAMDHRRPHPPNSSYHSHQSAYKRERDDGGGNPSGSKRFRPNHHQYQPGSTPGQNPLRSRGLSTRRELYERDFPVYRQPVEVGCFSLDSERRFFNDSRQMRYYVEPDGNPNFDLRDGYTDRFIKRDDSVKEKLDHILRWTMANRSKLKSRVTTASSCALDVDFVTWRGHLTKLLTTPYETREGWLLAVTKFGGTLYISEVETEAACRERENRTERHKEMMYWGYKFEQYTCAENIHSLPDPSGVVNTNEAFCTVVQTRLADHRLLFSGEVDCRDKDPNAPAPPACYVELKTSAEICTLKQRSNLHRFKLLKWWAQSFLPGVPRVVAGFRDHDGVVVSVETFHISKISHLIKNEYNCWKPTVCMNFCCDFLSFVKQVATEDNPSVVYLFSFEPHRDVTYSIHRDSQYSFLPHWYIEEMTRCRDSHHQS
- the dxo gene encoding decapping and exoribonuclease protein isoform X3, which translates into the protein MLTTVAMDHRRPHPPNSSYHSHQSAYKRERDDGGGNPSGSKRFRPNHHQYQPGSTPGQNPLRSRGLSTRRELYERDFPVYRQPVEVGCFSLDSERRFFNDSRQMRYYVEPDGNPNFDLRDGYTDRFIKRDDSVKEKLDHILRWTMANRSKLKSRVTTASSCALDVDFVTWRGHLTKLLTTPYETREGWLLAVTKFGGTLYISEVETEAACRERENRTERHKEMMYWGYKFEQYTCAENIHSLPDPSGVVNTNEAFCTVVQTRLADHRLLFSGEVDCRDKDPNAPAPPACYVELKTSAEICTLKQRSNLHRFKLLKWWAQSFLPGVPRVVAGFRDHDGVVVSVETFHISKISHLIKNEYNCWKPTVCMNFCCDFLSFVKQVATEDNPSVVYLFSFEPHRDVTYSIHRDSQYSFLPHWYIEEMTRCRDSHHQS
- the dxo gene encoding decapping and exoribonuclease protein isoform X1, with the translated sequence MRNICSSPQQVAMDHRRPHPPNSSYHSHQSAYKRERDDGGGNPSGSKRFRPNHHQYQPGSTPGQNPLRSRGLSTRRELYERDFPVYRQPVEVGCFSLDSERRFFNDSRQMRYYVEPDGNPNFDLRDGYTDRFIKRDDSVKEKLDHILRWTMANRSKLKSRVTTASSCALDVDFVTWRGHLTKLLTTPYETREGWLLAVTKFGGTLYISEVETEAACRERENRTERHKEMMYWGYKFEQYTCAENIHSLPDPSGVVNTNEAFCTVVQTRLADHRLLFSGEVDCRDKDPNAPAPPACYVELKTSAEICTLKQRSNLHRFKLLKWWAQSFLPGVPRVVAGFRDHDGVVVSVETFHISKISHLIKNEYNCWKPTVCMNFCCDFLSFVKQVATEDNPSVVYLFSFEPHRDVTYSIHRDSQYSFLPHWYIEEMTRCRDSHHQS